The genomic stretch CAGTATGCTGCGACGCAGCATGCGGCCCGCCCCGGGCCCGCCACCGGATTCGAACCGATGCTCTATCAGATGCACGAGCTGGGCCGCGCGTGGATGGCCCCGATGACGTACTGGGCCGAAGCCTGCGCCAAGATGTTCGGACAGCAGGGCGGCTGGCTGGCATCGCTGCCGGGCGCCGCGCAGACCGCGGCCGGCTGCGAGCTGATGTACCGCATCGGCAAGGATTACGAGAAGCCGGAGTTCGGCATCCACTCCATCGACATCGACGGCACCGTGTACCCGGTGATCGAGCGCGAGATGGCGCGCAAGCCGTTCTGTCGCCTGCTGCGCTTCAAGCGTTATGCCGACGATGCCGGCAACCTGCGCGACCTCAAGGAACAGCCGCCGGTGCTCGTCGTCGCGCCGTTGTCGGGGCACCACGCGACGCTGCTGCGCGACACCGTGCGCACGCTGCTGCGCGACCACAAGGTCTACATCACCGACTGGGTCGACGCGCGCATGGTGCCGCTGGCAGACGGCGAATTCTCGCTCGACGATTACATCGGGTACGTGCAGGACTTCATCCGCCAGATCGGCGCCGACACGCTGCACGTGGTCAGCGTCTGCCAGCCGACGGTGCCGGTGCTGGCGGCGATCTCGCTGATGGCCGCGCGTGGCGAAACCACGCCGCGTTCGATGGTGATGATGGGCGGCCCGATCGACACCCGCCAGAACCCGACGAAGGTCAACGACCTGGCCACGCACGAGCCGCTGTCGTGGTTCGAGGACAACCTGATCCAGCACGTGCCGGCGAACTACCCCGGCCACGGGCGCCGCGTGTACCCGGGTTTCCTGCAGCACGGTGGATTCGTCGCGATGAATCCCGAGCGGCATTTCCAGTCGCACTGGGACTTCTACATGCACCTGGTGAAGGGCGACCTCGACGATGCCGCCGCGCATCGCCGTTTCTACGACGAGTACAACGCGGTGCTCGACATGCCCGCCGAGTACTACCTGCAGACGGTGCGCATCGTGTTCCAGGACCACCTGCTGCCGCGCGGCGAGTGGGACGTGCGCGGCGAACGGGTGGATCCGTCGAAGATCCGGACCACCGCGCTGCTCACCATCGAAGGCGAGCTGGACGACATCTCCGGCCAGGGCCAGACGCGCGCGGCGCACACGCTGTGCACGGGCATCGCCGAGGACGACCGCGAACACCTCACCGTCGAGGGCGCCGGCCATTACGGCATCTTCAGCGGCCGCCGCTGGCGCACGCAGGTGTATCCGCAGGTGCGCGATTTCATTGCGCGCCATGCTGAACGGCCCGTTCCGGAAGCGACTTGACTCATCCGCTCCACGCCCTGAAAACAGGGGTTCCCCCGACGCGAGGAACCCCGCATGGATTGTCCCGTCTGCCGTGACGTGAAACTGGCGATGACCGATCGCCAGGGCATCGAAATCGACTACTGCCCGCAATGCCGCGGCGTCTGGCTGGATCGCGGTGAACTCGACAAGCTGATCGAGCGGGCTTCGGCGGATGTCGCTCCGCAACCCACGCGCGCGGCTCCGCCGCCTCCGCCTTCGGCGCACGACCCGCGCGGCCACGATCGCGACGATCGCTACAAGGGCGAGTACAAGTCGGACTACAAGTACCGCAAGAAGAAGAATCTTCTGGGCGAGTTGTTTGATTTCTGATTGGTCGTGGGCGGTATTTCGAATGCGCGTGTCGTAGCCGCGCACCTGTCGTTATAGCCCGGGT from Lysobacter auxotrophicus encodes the following:
- a CDS encoding polyhydroxyalkanoate depolymerase; protein product: MLYQMHELGRAWMAPMTYWAEACAKMFGQQGGWLASLPGAAQTAAGCELMYRIGKDYEKPEFGIHSIDIDGTVYPVIEREMARKPFCRLLRFKRYADDAGNLRDLKEQPPVLVVAPLSGHHATLLRDTVRTLLRDHKVYITDWVDARMVPLADGEFSLDDYIGYVQDFIRQIGADTLHVVSVCQPTVPVLAAISLMAARGETTPRSMVMMGGPIDTRQNPTKVNDLATHEPLSWFEDNLIQHVPANYPGHGRRVYPGFLQHGGFVAMNPERHFQSHWDFYMHLVKGDLDDAAAHRRFYDEYNAVLDMPAEYYLQTVRIVFQDHLLPRGEWDVRGERVDPSKIRTTALLTIEGELDDISGQGQTRAAHTLCTGIAEDDREHLTVEGAGHYGIFSGRRWRTQVYPQVRDFIARHAERPVPEAT
- a CDS encoding zf-TFIIB domain-containing protein; the protein is MDCPVCRDVKLAMTDRQGIEIDYCPQCRGVWLDRGELDKLIERASADVAPQPTRAAPPPPPSAHDPRGHDRDDRYKGEYKSDYKYRKKKNLLGELFDF